The Bacteroidales bacterium DNA segment CCGAAATATGCGTTTTCGGCAAGGAAAATGGCATCTTTCAGACTAACGGGAACCTCCCCGGTAAGCATCTGATGGATTTCGTCGAACGCACTGAAAAAGTATTCCGTACCTTTTTCCGAAGTAAAATCCGGCATGGGGATAACACTTCTGCAAACATCCATATTCAAACCCTGTCGCGGTTCAAATTCTTCCATGGATTCCCGTATCAGCCTTTCCTGCAGTTTTCGTTGCTGTTCCATTTGCTGCATGTCTTCCTCAATCATACGGGCATTTCGTTCCTGGATGGAAATGCCATAATGAAAAGGTGAAGGGACATTAGGCCGGGGCGGCGACGGAGTTGGAAAACTGCCGTATTGTTGCATGGTTGCTGGTTTAGGGGTGGTTATAACCGGAACACCGGGAAATTGCCCTTTGGCTTCCAGACAAAAGAAAACAATTAAAAATAATAAAACAATAGGCGATAAAGTTGTTTTCCCATATATATTTTTGACAAAATATTGTTTCATCGCAAATAAATGTTTACGGTTGCTTCTCAAATATAAACATTTATCTAAACAAAACCATATTTTATGTATTTTTTTGACTTTTTAGTCTTCATATCTTACATGATAAAGATAAATTGATTCTTAAATTGTATCGGTACATTCGATCCAGAATTATTAGGAATATTTATCCGGTTACATTTCAAACAGCAAAATACCAGTCATTTAACCATCATTTACCATGTTCCGTCTAACCGGGAATTTTCCCTTGTTCGGCGTAGCGTCATCGCTACGTCAAGTTAAAAAGGCCTCCCGGCTTACGAATGAAAATAAAATAATACCAAAACCGGCTCATATACTTCAAAAGCAGGAGCTTTTGTTTTAGCATAGCGTAGTCCAGAGACTATGCTGAACCTATTGATCCCACTTAGCTATCAGGTTCCTGTCGCCATAGGCATCATCGACACGGCTGGTTCCGGGCCAGAATTTATTTTCACGTATCCATTTCAGCGGGTATGCAGCTTTTTCACGACCATAGGGATGGGTCCATTCATCGGCTACCAGGATTTCTTCGGGATGCGGTGCATTTTTCAACAGATTATCAGCCTTATCCGTCTTGCCGGAAATGATTTCCTGAATCTCATCATATATACCGGCCAGGGCTTCCACAAAACGGTCCAGCTCCTGTAACGATTCACTTTCTGTCGGCTCCACCATTAAAGTATTGGCTACGGGAAATGATAAAGTAGGTGCGTGAAAACCATAATCCATCAATCGTTTGGCGATATCGGTAGCGGTTACATCGGCTGCTTTGAAGGGGTTACAAACCAGAATTAATTCATGAGCCACCATCTGATTGGCATTGGTGTACAATACGCCATACAGATCACGGAGTTTTGCAGCAAGGTAATTGGCATTAAGGATGGCCATACTGGTAGCCTGTTTCAAGCCTTCACCACCCATCATGGTAATATATGCATGTGAAATGGTAAGGATGCTGGCACTACCCCATGGAGCTTCGCCGGTAGCTTTGATTCCCTTATCTCCTCCCGTTTTCATCACCGGGTGATTGGGTAAATAAGGAGTAAGATGTTTCGCCACACAGATAGGTCCCATTCCGGGTCCTCCCCCGCCATGCGGAATAGCAAAAGTTTTATGCAGGTTAAGGTGACATACATCAGCCCCCAGAAATCCGGGATTGGTCAATCCGACCTGTGCATTCATATTGGCACCGTCCATATAGACCTGACCTCCGTATTGATGAATGATCTCATTGATCTTCCTGACTCCTTCTTCAAATACACCATGGGTGGAAGGGTAAGTGATCATCAATGCAGCCAGTTTTTCTTTGTTGGCTGCAGCCAGTTCTTCCAGCCTGGTAATATCGATATTGCCTTTTTCATCGGAAGGAACAATAACGATCTCCATGCCTGCCATAGCAGCACTTGCCGGATTGGTCCCGTGTGCCGATGCAGGGATCAGTACCACATTACGGTGTGCCTGTCCGGTAGCTATCAGATACCCCCGGATCACCAGTAACCCGACATATTCACCGGTGGCACCGGAATTAGGCTGGAAAGAAACAGAATCAAAGCCGGTAATCACAGCCAGTTGGTGCGTCAGTTCTCCGATCAGTTCCTGATACCCCCTAGCCTGTTCCTCTGGAACGAAAGGATGTATATTTCCAAAAGCAGGCCAGCTAAGGGCAAACATTTCCGAAGCGGCGTTCAGTTTCATGGTACAGGAACCAAGGGGGATCATCGAGTGGGTCAATGATATGTCTTTCCGTTCCAGTTTCTTGATGTAACGCATCATTTCTGTTTCCGAACGGTATTTGTTGAACACCTCCTGTTGCATATATGTGTCCTTCCGGAGAAATATATCGTCGATACAGATTCCGTTTCCTTCTGAGAATTGCGGCATTTCTTTTCCTTTTGCTTCCGCAAAAATGTACACAATATCACGAATGTCTTCCAATTTAGTGGTTTCATCGATACTGACCAGAATACCATCGGAAGTATAAAAGAAATTGATCTCCTTTGCTTCGGATAATTTTTTCACTACTGCAATCACAGCCGGATTTACTTCAACATGAAGCGTATCGAAAAAGTTCCGGGTATTCAACTGATATCCTAATTTCGATAGCTGCCCAGCCAAAGTACAGGTTAATTGATGAATCCGTCCGGCAATGGATCTGATTCCTTCCGGTCCGTGATATACAGCATACATTCCGGCCATAGTAGCCAATAAAGCCTGAGCCGTACATATATTCGAGGTAGCACGTTCGCGCTTGATATGTTGCTCCCTGGTCTGGAGCGCCATACGCAATGCTTTTTTACCCTGAGCATTGATTGTCAAACCAATAATACGACCCGGCATATTACGCTTGAATTCATCACGGGTAGCAAAATAAGCGGCATAAGGTCCGCCATATCCCATAGGAATTCCAAAACGCTGTGATGAACCGACCACTACATCTGCTCCCCATTGTGCAGGAGGTGTCAATAATGCCAGTCCCATCAGGTCTGCGGCAACTCCCAGTCTTGCTCCGGATCCATGCAGCGTTTCGGCAAAAGCACGGTAATCACGAATGCTTCCATTCATATCAGGATATTGCACCATAGCGCCAAAAACCTGCGCATCGGACGTATAAGAGGCATAATCTCCCACAACAACTTCTATTCCCAATGGTTCGGCACGGGTAGTGATGACCTCAATGGTCTGAGGAAACATTTTCCTGTCTACAAAGAAACGGTTGGCACCGCTTTTCACTGCATCACGGGAACGGGAATGGAACATCATGATCATGGCTTCGGCAGAAGCAGAAGATTCGTCCAACATAGATGCGTTGGCAATATCCATCCCGGTTAACTCCACAACCATGGTCTGAAAATTAAGTAAAGCCTCGAGCCTCCCCTGGGAAACCTCCGCCTGATAGGGGGTATATGAAGTATACCAGGAGGGATTTTCCAGGATATTCCGCTTAATGACCGACGGTAA contains these protein-coding regions:
- the gcvP gene encoding aminomethyl-transferring glycine dehydrogenase — encoded protein: MENFVSRHIGPREEEISQMLSAVGVSSMDELIKKALPDDIRLSKPLDLPIGMTEADYLDKLEKIAAKNKIYRTYIGLGYYNTLLPSVIKRNILENPSWYTSYTPYQAEVSQGRLEALLNFQTMVVELTGMDIANASMLDESSASAEAMIMMFHSRSRDAVKSGANRFFVDRKMFPQTIEVITTRAEPLGIEVVVGDYASYTSDAQVFGAMVQYPDMNGSIRDYRAFAETLHGSGARLGVAADLMGLALLTPPAQWGADVVVGSSQRFGIPMGYGGPYAAYFATRDEFKRNMPGRIIGLTINAQGKKALRMALQTREQHIKRERATSNICTAQALLATMAGMYAVYHGPEGIRSIAGRIHQLTCTLAGQLSKLGYQLNTRNFFDTLHVEVNPAVIAVVKKLSEAKEINFFYTSDGILVSIDETTKLEDIRDIVYIFAEAKGKEMPQFSEGNGICIDDIFLRKDTYMQQEVFNKYRSETEMMRYIKKLERKDISLTHSMIPLGSCTMKLNAASEMFALSWPAFGNIHPFVPEEQARGYQELIGELTHQLAVITGFDSVSFQPNSGATGEYVGLLVIRGYLIATGQAHRNVVLIPASAHGTNPASAAMAGMEIVIVPSDEKGNIDITRLEELAAANKEKLAALMITYPSTHGVFEEGVRKINEIIHQYGGQVYMDGANMNAQVGLTNPGFLGADVCHLNLHKTFAIPHGGGGPGMGPICVAKHLTPYLPNHPVMKTGGDKGIKATGEAPWGSASILTISHAYITMMGGEGLKQATSMAILNANYLAAKLRDLYGVLYTNANQMVAHELILVCNPFKAADVTATDIAKRLMDYGFHAPTLSFPVANTLMVEPTESESLQELDRFVEALAGIYDEIQEIISGKTDKADNLLKNAPHPEEILVADEWTHPYGREKAAYPLKWIRENKFWPGTSRVDDAYGDRNLIAKWDQ